GACAAGCGTATAGAAGATAATCTAGCAACACGTCTAGACAAACTTCAATCGCAACTGGAGGAACTGCGGGGAAAATCGAAAGCCCGGTAGTTCAGGCAGAAGGACAAGCTACCGGGCAAGACAGAAAGAATATAGACAATAGTATAGACAATCTAGACAAATTGGAGGCAACCCGCGATCGCACCCTCAATAAGCTAAAAATGGGTAGGCAGTCAGCCGCCGGGAAAGCCATCGACGCGTTTATCAAAGAGTTGCTTTCTTCAGGAGACAACATAAGCTGAAGTTATCAAAATTCTGTCCTTACGTCGAAAGCCTGATTTTACCGTGCAACGATTGATAAGCTTGGCTAAACTAGCACTGGCTTTCAACAGAAAGCATACGAAGAATCAATAGATATAGCCACCAATTCCACAAAATGCAGATAACGTGTAGAGTATTGGAATGCTTAATCTGTAAGGGTTATGAAGGTTAACGGCAACGGACGAGCCAAAATACTCACCTCCGACGAACTCAGGCGACTGTTTAGCGACGGATTCACCACACCGCGCGATCGCGTTTTGTTTGGCATCTGTCTATTCACCGGTTGCCGCGTTAGTGAAGCTCTAGCACTCCAAACAACGGACATTAAAGGCGAAACACTAACCTTTAGGAAGTCTACCACCAAAGGGAAACTCAAAACCCGCGTGGTTGACATCCAGCCAGGACTAGCCGCACTCATGGCTGACTATCACCCCAAACCGGGAACCCTGTTCCCTGGCATGAGGGGAGTCAGCGATAGGCTCACGCGATACGCGGCGGATAAAATCTTGCGCGATGCAGCCAAAAGAATCGGGCTAGAAGGCATCAGTACCCACAGTTTCCGCCGTACTGCCCTCAACCAAATGTCTAGCGCCGGTATCCCGTTGCGACACATTCAAGAGATATCCGGTCACAATGACCTTGGCACACTGCAACGCTATCTTGAAGTTACACCCGAACAGCGACGCAAAGCTGTATCCGTGATTGGCTTCTAATGTACGCCAACGCTGTTTAGACCCCTATGGGTGCTAAAAAAAGACGCAGCCTAAACACACGCTCTACACTTGAGGATACTTTTAAAGTATCCATCGGTTCTAGAACTCTGCACACGTTCCGGACTTTGGAAACGTTATACCTTTCCCTGTGTTGCAGAATGCTGCAATATTTCTTCGACAAGTTAACTTGTGACTGGTTTAATATTTTCTCAAATTGCCCCAAAACAACACGCCTAAATCCTTAGACGTTTCTGTGGAAACCTATTAGGTTTTTATCGCCGTTGTTTTAGTGGTAAACCCAAAGGGTTTGTATATTCTTGTATGAAGTTCGACTCTGAGGGTTAAGAAGAATGGCTCGCCGAATTTTTTACAAGTGGAAACCGATTAAAGGTTAAGGGTCAATCGGGACGATGAATATTTTCTAATTGTGACCTTCTCCATCTAATAAGCTTTCTTTGGGGTTAAGGTCGAAGAAAGTACTACGCATGATCTGCATACGATCTCTATTGCCAAAAAGCCGCGACCCTATAGGCTCTCGGTCATGCTGCACTAGTTCGTGTCGATCACTATACTGGTTGCCGCAGCATTTCACGCTAAAAAAAAATTCTTAAAAATGTCCTTCATATCTCGCCAGAGTGGCAACCTATTACAAAACGGTTGCCTACCCGACCGGCTCGATTTTCGCTGAAGTGGCACTGTGACAGTTTGAAATGGTACTTCCGCCGTGCTGCTGACATCGTTGTTAGGGTGAATTGTTCGCGGTAGATGTTGCACCGATTCATGAACACCTTGTCACCCACTTTGAATAATCGACCGTCAAATTCAGTCGCGTCAATTTGGTAAGTGTTGGG
This Nostoc sp. PCC 7524 DNA region includes the following protein-coding sequences:
- a CDS encoding tyrosine-type recombinase/integrase yields the protein MKVNGNGRAKILTSDELRRLFSDGFTTPRDRVLFGICLFTGCRVSEALALQTTDIKGETLTFRKSTTKGKLKTRVVDIQPGLAALMADYHPKPGTLFPGMRGVSDRLTRYAADKILRDAAKRIGLEGISTHSFRRTALNQMSSAGIPLRHIQEISGHNDLGTLQRYLEVTPEQRRKAVSVIGF